A stretch of the Uranotaenia lowii strain MFRU-FL chromosome 3, ASM2978415v1, whole genome shotgun sequence genome encodes the following:
- the LOC129757466 gene encoding signal peptide peptidase-like 3 yields the protein MSEGFGAGSQQDDFLQQQQSQQQQWSSYTVMDSSRVSTCLISMLLIVYGSFRSLNMEQEQREKEKKRQSESMNNLLTGEPVQPEQNKFATLDTMHALCLPLGASISLLVMFFFFDSMQMLFAVCTAIIATVALAFLLLPMCQYIIRPCSDGNRISFGVCGRFTAAELFSFSLAVSIVCIWVLTGHWLLMDAMGMGLCVAFIAFVRLPSLKVSTLLLTGLLIYDVFWVFFSSYIFSTNVMVKVATRPADNPVGIVARKLNLGGIVREPPKLNLPGKLVFPSIHNSGHFSMLGLGDIVMPGLLLCFVLRYDAYKKSQCTQTAEAGVPPPRGVGSRLTYFHCSLLGYFLGLLTATVSSEVFKAAQPALLYLVPFTLLPLLTMAYLKGDLRRMWSEPFIIQQASKQLEV from the exons ATGTCGGAAGGATTTGGCGCCGGTTCGCAGCAAGACGATTTTCTTCAGCAACAACaatcgcagcagcagcagtggtCCTCCTACACCGTGATGGATTCGTCCCGCGTCTCGACCTGTCTCATCTCGATGCTGCTGATCGTGTACGGGAGCTTTCGCAGTCTGAACATGGAACAGGAACAGCGCGAGAAGGAGAAGAAACGGCAGAGCGAAAGCATGAACAACCTCCTCACCGGGGAACCGGTACAACCGGAACAGA ataaatttgcaACGCTGGACACGATGCACGCCCTGTGTCTTCCGCTGGGAGCCTCCATCTCTCTattggttatgtttttcttCTTCGACTCCATGCAAATGCTTTTTGCCGTCTGTACAGCCA TTATTGCCACCGTTGCCCTGGCCTTTCTACTCCTCCCTATGTGTCAGTACATCATACGGCCATGTTCCGATGGCAATCGGATATCGTTCGGCGTTTGTGGACGCTTCACGGCAGCCGAACTGTTCAGCTTCTCGCTGGCCGTATCCATAGTCTGCATCTGGGTTCTGACCGGACACTGGTTGCTCATGGATGCCATGGGCATGGGCCTTTGTGTAGCGTTCATAGCCTTCGTCCGATTGCCCAGTCTCAAGGTGTCCACGTTGCTGCTGACCGGGCTGCTCATCTACGATGTGTTCTGGGTGTTCTTTTCGTCGTACATTTTTAGCACAAACGTCATGGTTAAGGTAGCAACCCGACCGGCGGATAATCCGGTTGGAATCGTCGCACGAAAGCTGAATCTCGGCGGTATCGTAAGGGAACCGCCCAAGTTGAATCTCCCCGGAAAGCTGGTATTTCCTAGCATTCACAACAGCGGACACTTCTCGATGCTCGGTCTGGGCGACATTGTAATGCCCGGCCTGTTGCTGTGTTTCGTGCTGCGTTACGACGCGTACAAAAAATCTCAGTGCACCCAGACGGCCGAAGCGGGCGTTCCACCACCGAGAGGAGTCGGTTCTAGACTTACTTATTTCCATTGTTCCTTATTAGG TTATTTCCTCGGTTTACTAACCGCCACCGTTAGCTCGGAAGTATTCAAGGCAGCTCAACCTGCACTGCTGTACCTAGTACCGTTCACATTGCTACCTCTGTTGACCATGGCATATCTGAAG GGCGACTTGAGGCGGATGTGGAGCGAACCGTTCATCATACAGCAAGCATCCAAACAGTTGGAGGTTTAA